From one Anoplolepis gracilipes chromosome 8, ASM4749672v1, whole genome shotgun sequence genomic stretch:
- the Pof gene encoding uncharacterized protein Pof isoform X5 codes for MEENNKKNTEKDNEAKKQTFVKQESINFGYDASSYANYSSSSSTPSTVAQPLPGQPPLPPMPPPSSGVPAPSHIFGPVHSQVAPIQAWTHPHAPWQWITPQTPLQPTAREIANTFQREMPLRGNYVRRERFNHNRQVYNQRNNFRKTRRLARYGQSPGQFDQAAYFGATLTGSLGLEWQRNNYTATGNDTIINHMTVPIPNHPIPPIPPGIVTSRHSEETEDRDVKIVLKEVVVKKNKPRKPMSQSYPSRPWNREDAERALKTENEYNKKNKINAQSLIIKFPDPELNKDIVRLFHPGIQNIHFQSPSGPRYCFIQMAENVNIDEAIKQLEEIQFGVGNLKVERKSLRDEDNPMPEEIDPYTLYIGNLPESVNVNEVKSKFPTARVDVGYAQKMRNTRYAFIRYNSVDEAIAAYKQAHDLMWDTRSIIVRFRRQRGNACLPGEPKSNVKKVKEESSNAEQVKKEQNANHIEFKPNVKKLKDEVNQIKKDDKIKHADKSSTNQDANSVEARLQDNTNKTQNKPTLQVQEQNANSHFSVQSLITSAVTAQEQQQQPWTSQPPQIPSASEAPPPNSPTETDLVEETMMLRDIKEEPLDYEEMDMSCHMQSDNDDDNDDDDDDDVEESDDTNDDEDDNEENDNEENDNEENDNEEDDNEEDFEEDETIDDGNIIFNKSSKILEDNEDESTDHLDQMFNELENMTGDIGFLEH; via the exons ATggaggaaaataataaaaag aatacagaaaaagataatgaGGCAAAAAAACAAACCTTTGTTAAGCAAGAGTCTATAAATTTTGGATACGATGCTTCCTCGTATGCCAATTATTCTTCATCATCGTCCACCCCTTCCACTGTCGCTCAACCTTTACCAGGACAACCACCCTTGCCACCTATGCCACCACCATCCAGCGGAGTTCCAGCTCCGTCTCATATATTTGGACCAGTGCATTCTCAAGTCGCTCCTATTCAAGCATGGACACATCCGCATGCTCCATGGCAATGGATAACACCACAAACCCCATTACAACCAACTGCACGTGAAATTGCTAATACTTTTCAAAGAGAAATGCCTTTGAGAGGTAACTATGTACGTCGCGAACGATTTAATCACAATAGGCAAGTGTATAATCAGAGGAATAACTTTCGTAAAACTAGAAGGTTGGCGAGATATGGACAGTCGCCAGGTCAATTCGATCAGGCCGCGTACTTTGGTGCGACACTGACAGGTAGTCTCGGTTTAGAATGgcagagaaataattataccgCGACAGGAAATGACACTATAATAAACCACATGACTGTTCCTATACCTAACCATCCTATACCTCCCATTCCACCAGGAATCGTGACCAGCAGGCATAGCGAAGAAACAGAGGATCGAGATGTGAAAATTGTACTG aaGGAAGTTGTAGTAAAGAAGAATAAACCAAGGAAACCAATGTCCCAAAGTTATCCCAGTAGACCATGGAATAGAGAAGATGCAGAGAGAGCCTTGAAGACTGAAAACGaatataacaagaaaaataagattaatgcACAAAGCTTAATAATTAAGTTTCCTGATCCAGAGCTAAATAAAGACATTGTTAGATTATTTCATCCTGGCATACAAAACATACATTTTCAAAGTCCAAGCGGACCGAGATACTGCTTCATTCAGATGGCAGAGAATGTGAATATCGACGAAGCTATAAAACAATTAGAGGAAATTCAGTTTGGTGTAGGAAATCTGAAAGTCGAAAGAAAATCGTTACGAGACGAAGATAATCCGATGCCTGAAGAGATAGATCcctatactttatatataggaAATTTGCCCGAATCTGTTAATGTAAACGAGGTGAAAAGCAAATTTCCAACAGCGCGAGTAGATGTAGGATATGCGCAAAAGATGAGAAACACCCG ATATGCTTTTATAAGATACAATAGCGTAGATGAAGCGATAGCAGCTTATAAACAAGCGCATGATTTGATGTGGGACACGAGGAGtattattgttagatttaGACGGCAGCGAGGTAACGCTTGTCTTCCTGGAGAACCTAAATCTAatgttaaaaaagttaaagaagAGTCAAGTAATGCTGAACAAGTTAAGAAGGAACAGAATGCAAATCATATTGAATTTAAGCCTAATGTTAAGAAACTGAAGGATGAAgtaaatcaaataaagaaagatgATAAGATAAAGCACGCGGATAAATCGTCGACGAATCAAGATGCAAATAGTGTTGAAGCACGATTGCAAGACAATACCAATAAGACACAAAATAAACCAACTTTGCAAGTTCAGGAACAAAATGCAAATTCTCATTTCTCTGTACAGAGTCTGATTACGTCGGCTGTAACAGCACAAGAACAACAACAGCAGCCCTGg ACATCGCAACCTCCTCAGATACCTTCAGCATCGGAAGCTCCACCACCGAATAGTCCAACTGAGACAGATCTTGTTGAAGAAACAATGATGCTCAGAGATATTAAAGAAGAACCTTTAGATTATGAAGAAATGGACATGTCATGTCATATGCAATCAGACAATGATGATGACAAcgatgatgacgatgacgatgacgtaGAGGAATCGGATGACACTAATGATGACGAAGATGATAACGAGGAAAATGATAACGAGGAAAATGATAACGAGGAAAATGATAATGAGGAAGATGATAATGAGGAAGACTTTGAAGAAGATGAGACTATCGATGatggaaatataatattcaataagtCATCGAAAATATTAGAAGATAACGAAGATGAATCAACTGAT CACCTGGATCAAATGTTCAATGAATTGGAGAATATGACAGGTGATATTGGTTTTTTAGAGCATTGA
- the Pof gene encoding uncharacterized protein Pof isoform X6, with product MIMKRNTEKDNEAKKQTFVKQESINFGYDASSYANYSSSSSTPSTVAQPLPGQPPLPPMPPPSSGVPAPSHIFGPVHSQVAPIQAWTHPHAPWQWITPQTPLQPTAREIANTFQREMPLRGNYVRRERFNHNRQVYNQRNNFRKTRRLARYGQSPGQFDQAAYFGATLTGSLGLEWQRNNYTATGNDTIINHMTVPIPNHPIPPIPPGIVTSRHSEETEDRDVKIVLKEVVVKKNKPRKPMSQSYPSRPWNREDAERALKTENEYNKKNKINAQSLIIKFPDPELNKDIVRLFHPGIQNIHFQSPSGPRYCFIQMAENVNIDEAIKQLEEIQFGVGNLKVERKSLRDEDNPMPEEIDPYTLYIGNLPESVNVNEVKSKFPTARVDVGYAQKMRNTRYAFIRYNSVDEAIAAYKQAHDLMWDTRSIIVRFRRQRGNACLPGEPKSNVKKVKEESSNAEQVKKEQNANHIEFKPNVKKLKDEVNQIKKDDKIKHADKSSTNQDANSVEARLQDNTNKTQNKPTLQVQEQNANSHFSVQSLITSAVTAQEQQQQPWTSQPPQIPSASEAPPPNSPTETDLVEETMMLRDIKEEPLDYEEMDMSCHMQSDNDDDNDDDDDDDVEESDDTNDDEDDNEENDNEENDNEENDNEEDDNEEDFEEDETIDDGNIIFNKSSKILEDNEDESTDHLDQMFNELENMTGDIGFLEH from the exons ATGATAATGAAGAGA aatacagaaaaagataatgaGGCAAAAAAACAAACCTTTGTTAAGCAAGAGTCTATAAATTTTGGATACGATGCTTCCTCGTATGCCAATTATTCTTCATCATCGTCCACCCCTTCCACTGTCGCTCAACCTTTACCAGGACAACCACCCTTGCCACCTATGCCACCACCATCCAGCGGAGTTCCAGCTCCGTCTCATATATTTGGACCAGTGCATTCTCAAGTCGCTCCTATTCAAGCATGGACACATCCGCATGCTCCATGGCAATGGATAACACCACAAACCCCATTACAACCAACTGCACGTGAAATTGCTAATACTTTTCAAAGAGAAATGCCTTTGAGAGGTAACTATGTACGTCGCGAACGATTTAATCACAATAGGCAAGTGTATAATCAGAGGAATAACTTTCGTAAAACTAGAAGGTTGGCGAGATATGGACAGTCGCCAGGTCAATTCGATCAGGCCGCGTACTTTGGTGCGACACTGACAGGTAGTCTCGGTTTAGAATGgcagagaaataattataccgCGACAGGAAATGACACTATAATAAACCACATGACTGTTCCTATACCTAACCATCCTATACCTCCCATTCCACCAGGAATCGTGACCAGCAGGCATAGCGAAGAAACAGAGGATCGAGATGTGAAAATTGTACTG aaGGAAGTTGTAGTAAAGAAGAATAAACCAAGGAAACCAATGTCCCAAAGTTATCCCAGTAGACCATGGAATAGAGAAGATGCAGAGAGAGCCTTGAAGACTGAAAACGaatataacaagaaaaataagattaatgcACAAAGCTTAATAATTAAGTTTCCTGATCCAGAGCTAAATAAAGACATTGTTAGATTATTTCATCCTGGCATACAAAACATACATTTTCAAAGTCCAAGCGGACCGAGATACTGCTTCATTCAGATGGCAGAGAATGTGAATATCGACGAAGCTATAAAACAATTAGAGGAAATTCAGTTTGGTGTAGGAAATCTGAAAGTCGAAAGAAAATCGTTACGAGACGAAGATAATCCGATGCCTGAAGAGATAGATCcctatactttatatataggaAATTTGCCCGAATCTGTTAATGTAAACGAGGTGAAAAGCAAATTTCCAACAGCGCGAGTAGATGTAGGATATGCGCAAAAGATGAGAAACACCCG ATATGCTTTTATAAGATACAATAGCGTAGATGAAGCGATAGCAGCTTATAAACAAGCGCATGATTTGATGTGGGACACGAGGAGtattattgttagatttaGACGGCAGCGAGGTAACGCTTGTCTTCCTGGAGAACCTAAATCTAatgttaaaaaagttaaagaagAGTCAAGTAATGCTGAACAAGTTAAGAAGGAACAGAATGCAAATCATATTGAATTTAAGCCTAATGTTAAGAAACTGAAGGATGAAgtaaatcaaataaagaaagatgATAAGATAAAGCACGCGGATAAATCGTCGACGAATCAAGATGCAAATAGTGTTGAAGCACGATTGCAAGACAATACCAATAAGACACAAAATAAACCAACTTTGCAAGTTCAGGAACAAAATGCAAATTCTCATTTCTCTGTACAGAGTCTGATTACGTCGGCTGTAACAGCACAAGAACAACAACAGCAGCCCTGg ACATCGCAACCTCCTCAGATACCTTCAGCATCGGAAGCTCCACCACCGAATAGTCCAACTGAGACAGATCTTGTTGAAGAAACAATGATGCTCAGAGATATTAAAGAAGAACCTTTAGATTATGAAGAAATGGACATGTCATGTCATATGCAATCAGACAATGATGATGACAAcgatgatgacgatgacgatgacgtaGAGGAATCGGATGACACTAATGATGACGAAGATGATAACGAGGAAAATGATAACGAGGAAAATGATAACGAGGAAAATGATAATGAGGAAGATGATAATGAGGAAGACTTTGAAGAAGATGAGACTATCGATGatggaaatataatattcaataagtCATCGAAAATATTAGAAGATAACGAAGATGAATCAACTGAT CACCTGGATCAAATGTTCAATGAATTGGAGAATATGACAGGTGATATTGGTTTTTTAGAGCATTGA
- the Pof gene encoding uncharacterized protein Pof isoform X3, with the protein MRVLQCVYVVTQETLSPYKGESNRVYNTEKDNEAKKQTFVKQESINFGYDASSYANYSSSSSTPSTVAQPLPGQPPLPPMPPPSSGVPAPSHIFGPVHSQVAPIQAWTHPHAPWQWITPQTPLQPTAREIANTFQREMPLRGNYVRRERFNHNRQVYNQRNNFRKTRRLARYGQSPGQFDQAAYFGATLTGSLGLEWQRNNYTATGNDTIINHMTVPIPNHPIPPIPPGIVTSRHSEETEDRDVKIKEVVVKKNKPRKPMSQSYPSRPWNREDAERALKTENEYNKKNKINAQSLIIKFPDPELNKDIVRLFHPGIQNIHFQSPSGPRYCFIQMAENVNIDEAIKQLEEIQFGVGNLKVERKSLRDEDNPMPEEIDPYTLYIGNLPESVNVNEVKSKFPTARVDVGYAQKMRNTRYAFIRYNSVDEAIAAYKQAHDLMWDTRSIIVRFRRQRGNACLPGEPKSNVKKVKEESSNAEQVKKEQNANHIEFKPNVKKLKDEVNQIKKDDKIKHADKSSTNQDANSVEARLQDNTNKTQNKPTLQVQEQNANSHFSVQSLITSAVTAQEQQQQPWTSQPPQIPSASEAPPPNSPTETDLVEETMMLRDIKEEPLDYEEMDMSCHMQSDNDDDNDDDDDDDVEESDDTNDDEDDNEENDNEENDNEENDNEEDDNEEDFEEDETIDDGNIIFNKSSKILEDNEDESTDHLDQMFNELENMTGDIGFLEH; encoded by the exons ATGCGCGTGCTACAATGTGTTTACGTTGTAACTCAGGAAACGCTGTCTCCTTATAAGGGCGAATCGAATcgagtatat aatacagaaaaagataatgaGGCAAAAAAACAAACCTTTGTTAAGCAAGAGTCTATAAATTTTGGATACGATGCTTCCTCGTATGCCAATTATTCTTCATCATCGTCCACCCCTTCCACTGTCGCTCAACCTTTACCAGGACAACCACCCTTGCCACCTATGCCACCACCATCCAGCGGAGTTCCAGCTCCGTCTCATATATTTGGACCAGTGCATTCTCAAGTCGCTCCTATTCAAGCATGGACACATCCGCATGCTCCATGGCAATGGATAACACCACAAACCCCATTACAACCAACTGCACGTGAAATTGCTAATACTTTTCAAAGAGAAATGCCTTTGAGAGGTAACTATGTACGTCGCGAACGATTTAATCACAATAGGCAAGTGTATAATCAGAGGAATAACTTTCGTAAAACTAGAAGGTTGGCGAGATATGGACAGTCGCCAGGTCAATTCGATCAGGCCGCGTACTTTGGTGCGACACTGACAGGTAGTCTCGGTTTAGAATGgcagagaaataattataccgCGACAGGAAATGACACTATAATAAACCACATGACTGTTCCTATACCTAACCATCCTATACCTCCCATTCCACCAGGAATCGTGACCAGCAGGCATAGCGAAGAAACAGAGGATCGAGATGTGAAAATT aaGGAAGTTGTAGTAAAGAAGAATAAACCAAGGAAACCAATGTCCCAAAGTTATCCCAGTAGACCATGGAATAGAGAAGATGCAGAGAGAGCCTTGAAGACTGAAAACGaatataacaagaaaaataagattaatgcACAAAGCTTAATAATTAAGTTTCCTGATCCAGAGCTAAATAAAGACATTGTTAGATTATTTCATCCTGGCATACAAAACATACATTTTCAAAGTCCAAGCGGACCGAGATACTGCTTCATTCAGATGGCAGAGAATGTGAATATCGACGAAGCTATAAAACAATTAGAGGAAATTCAGTTTGGTGTAGGAAATCTGAAAGTCGAAAGAAAATCGTTACGAGACGAAGATAATCCGATGCCTGAAGAGATAGATCcctatactttatatataggaAATTTGCCCGAATCTGTTAATGTAAACGAGGTGAAAAGCAAATTTCCAACAGCGCGAGTAGATGTAGGATATGCGCAAAAGATGAGAAACACCCG ATATGCTTTTATAAGATACAATAGCGTAGATGAAGCGATAGCAGCTTATAAACAAGCGCATGATTTGATGTGGGACACGAGGAGtattattgttagatttaGACGGCAGCGAGGTAACGCTTGTCTTCCTGGAGAACCTAAATCTAatgttaaaaaagttaaagaagAGTCAAGTAATGCTGAACAAGTTAAGAAGGAACAGAATGCAAATCATATTGAATTTAAGCCTAATGTTAAGAAACTGAAGGATGAAgtaaatcaaataaagaaagatgATAAGATAAAGCACGCGGATAAATCGTCGACGAATCAAGATGCAAATAGTGTTGAAGCACGATTGCAAGACAATACCAATAAGACACAAAATAAACCAACTTTGCAAGTTCAGGAACAAAATGCAAATTCTCATTTCTCTGTACAGAGTCTGATTACGTCGGCTGTAACAGCACAAGAACAACAACAGCAGCCCTGg ACATCGCAACCTCCTCAGATACCTTCAGCATCGGAAGCTCCACCACCGAATAGTCCAACTGAGACAGATCTTGTTGAAGAAACAATGATGCTCAGAGATATTAAAGAAGAACCTTTAGATTATGAAGAAATGGACATGTCATGTCATATGCAATCAGACAATGATGATGACAAcgatgatgacgatgacgatgacgtaGAGGAATCGGATGACACTAATGATGACGAAGATGATAACGAGGAAAATGATAACGAGGAAAATGATAACGAGGAAAATGATAATGAGGAAGATGATAATGAGGAAGACTTTGAAGAAGATGAGACTATCGATGatggaaatataatattcaataagtCATCGAAAATATTAGAAGATAACGAAGATGAATCAACTGAT CACCTGGATCAAATGTTCAATGAATTGGAGAATATGACAGGTGATATTGGTTTTTTAGAGCATTGA
- the Pof gene encoding uncharacterized protein Pof isoform X4: MRVLQCVYVVTQETLSPYKGESNRVYNTEKDNEAKKQTFVKQESINFGYDASSYANYSSSSSTPSTVAQPLPGQPPLPPMPPPSSGVPAPSHIFGPVHSQVAPIQAWTHPHAPWQWITPQTPLQPTAREIANTFQREMPLRGNYVRRERFNHNRQVYNQRNNFRKTRRLARYGQSPGQFDQAAYFGATLTGSLGLEWQRNNYTATGNDTIINHMTVPIPNHPIPPIPPGIVTSRHSEETEDRDVKIEVVVKKNKPRKPMSQSYPSRPWNREDAERALKTENEYNKKNKINAQSLIIKFPDPELNKDIVRLFHPGIQNIHFQSPSGPRYCFIQMAENVNIDEAIKQLEEIQFGVGNLKVERKSLRDEDNPMPEEIDPYTLYIGNLPESVNVNEVKSKFPTARVDVGYAQKMRNTRYAFIRYNSVDEAIAAYKQAHDLMWDTRSIIVRFRRQRGNACLPGEPKSNVKKVKEESSNAEQVKKEQNANHIEFKPNVKKLKDEVNQIKKDDKIKHADKSSTNQDANSVEARLQDNTNKTQNKPTLQVQEQNANSHFSVQSLITSAVTAQEQQQQPWTSQPPQIPSASEAPPPNSPTETDLVEETMMLRDIKEEPLDYEEMDMSCHMQSDNDDDNDDDDDDDVEESDDTNDDEDDNEENDNEENDNEENDNEEDDNEEDFEEDETIDDGNIIFNKSSKILEDNEDESTDHLDQMFNELENMTGDIGFLEH; this comes from the exons ATGCGCGTGCTACAATGTGTTTACGTTGTAACTCAGGAAACGCTGTCTCCTTATAAGGGCGAATCGAATcgagtatat aatacagaaaaagataatgaGGCAAAAAAACAAACCTTTGTTAAGCAAGAGTCTATAAATTTTGGATACGATGCTTCCTCGTATGCCAATTATTCTTCATCATCGTCCACCCCTTCCACTGTCGCTCAACCTTTACCAGGACAACCACCCTTGCCACCTATGCCACCACCATCCAGCGGAGTTCCAGCTCCGTCTCATATATTTGGACCAGTGCATTCTCAAGTCGCTCCTATTCAAGCATGGACACATCCGCATGCTCCATGGCAATGGATAACACCACAAACCCCATTACAACCAACTGCACGTGAAATTGCTAATACTTTTCAAAGAGAAATGCCTTTGAGAGGTAACTATGTACGTCGCGAACGATTTAATCACAATAGGCAAGTGTATAATCAGAGGAATAACTTTCGTAAAACTAGAAGGTTGGCGAGATATGGACAGTCGCCAGGTCAATTCGATCAGGCCGCGTACTTTGGTGCGACACTGACAGGTAGTCTCGGTTTAGAATGgcagagaaataattataccgCGACAGGAAATGACACTATAATAAACCACATGACTGTTCCTATACCTAACCATCCTATACCTCCCATTCCACCAGGAATCGTGACCAGCAGGCATAGCGAAGAAACAGAGGATCGAGATGTGAAAATT GAAGTTGTAGTAAAGAAGAATAAACCAAGGAAACCAATGTCCCAAAGTTATCCCAGTAGACCATGGAATAGAGAAGATGCAGAGAGAGCCTTGAAGACTGAAAACGaatataacaagaaaaataagattaatgcACAAAGCTTAATAATTAAGTTTCCTGATCCAGAGCTAAATAAAGACATTGTTAGATTATTTCATCCTGGCATACAAAACATACATTTTCAAAGTCCAAGCGGACCGAGATACTGCTTCATTCAGATGGCAGAGAATGTGAATATCGACGAAGCTATAAAACAATTAGAGGAAATTCAGTTTGGTGTAGGAAATCTGAAAGTCGAAAGAAAATCGTTACGAGACGAAGATAATCCGATGCCTGAAGAGATAGATCcctatactttatatataggaAATTTGCCCGAATCTGTTAATGTAAACGAGGTGAAAAGCAAATTTCCAACAGCGCGAGTAGATGTAGGATATGCGCAAAAGATGAGAAACACCCG ATATGCTTTTATAAGATACAATAGCGTAGATGAAGCGATAGCAGCTTATAAACAAGCGCATGATTTGATGTGGGACACGAGGAGtattattgttagatttaGACGGCAGCGAGGTAACGCTTGTCTTCCTGGAGAACCTAAATCTAatgttaaaaaagttaaagaagAGTCAAGTAATGCTGAACAAGTTAAGAAGGAACAGAATGCAAATCATATTGAATTTAAGCCTAATGTTAAGAAACTGAAGGATGAAgtaaatcaaataaagaaagatgATAAGATAAAGCACGCGGATAAATCGTCGACGAATCAAGATGCAAATAGTGTTGAAGCACGATTGCAAGACAATACCAATAAGACACAAAATAAACCAACTTTGCAAGTTCAGGAACAAAATGCAAATTCTCATTTCTCTGTACAGAGTCTGATTACGTCGGCTGTAACAGCACAAGAACAACAACAGCAGCCCTGg ACATCGCAACCTCCTCAGATACCTTCAGCATCGGAAGCTCCACCACCGAATAGTCCAACTGAGACAGATCTTGTTGAAGAAACAATGATGCTCAGAGATATTAAAGAAGAACCTTTAGATTATGAAGAAATGGACATGTCATGTCATATGCAATCAGACAATGATGATGACAAcgatgatgacgatgacgatgacgtaGAGGAATCGGATGACACTAATGATGACGAAGATGATAACGAGGAAAATGATAACGAGGAAAATGATAACGAGGAAAATGATAATGAGGAAGATGATAATGAGGAAGACTTTGAAGAAGATGAGACTATCGATGatggaaatataatattcaataagtCATCGAAAATATTAGAAGATAACGAAGATGAATCAACTGAT CACCTGGATCAAATGTTCAATGAATTGGAGAATATGACAGGTGATATTGGTTTTTTAGAGCATTGA
- the Pof gene encoding uncharacterized protein Pof isoform X1: MRVLQCVYVVTQETLSPYKGESNRVYNTEKDNEAKKQTFVKQESINFGYDASSYANYSSSSSTPSTVAQPLPGQPPLPPMPPPSSGVPAPSHIFGPVHSQVAPIQAWTHPHAPWQWITPQTPLQPTAREIANTFQREMPLRGNYVRRERFNHNRQVYNQRNNFRKTRRLARYGQSPGQFDQAAYFGATLTGSLGLEWQRNNYTATGNDTIINHMTVPIPNHPIPPIPPGIVTSRHSEETEDRDVKIVLKEVVVKKNKPRKPMSQSYPSRPWNREDAERALKTENEYNKKNKINAQSLIIKFPDPELNKDIVRLFHPGIQNIHFQSPSGPRYCFIQMAENVNIDEAIKQLEEIQFGVGNLKVERKSLRDEDNPMPEEIDPYTLYIGNLPESVNVNEVKSKFPTARVDVGYAQKMRNTRYAFIRYNSVDEAIAAYKQAHDLMWDTRSIIVRFRRQRGNACLPGEPKSNVKKVKEESSNAEQVKKEQNANHIEFKPNVKKLKDEVNQIKKDDKIKHADKSSTNQDANSVEARLQDNTNKTQNKPTLQVQEQNANSHFSVQSLITSAVTAQEQQQQPWTSQPPQIPSASEAPPPNSPTETDLVEETMMLRDIKEEPLDYEEMDMSCHMQSDNDDDNDDDDDDDVEESDDTNDDEDDNEENDNEENDNEENDNEEDDNEEDFEEDETIDDGNIIFNKSSKILEDNEDESTDHLDQMFNELENMTGDIGFLEH; this comes from the exons ATGCGCGTGCTACAATGTGTTTACGTTGTAACTCAGGAAACGCTGTCTCCTTATAAGGGCGAATCGAATcgagtatat aatacagaaaaagataatgaGGCAAAAAAACAAACCTTTGTTAAGCAAGAGTCTATAAATTTTGGATACGATGCTTCCTCGTATGCCAATTATTCTTCATCATCGTCCACCCCTTCCACTGTCGCTCAACCTTTACCAGGACAACCACCCTTGCCACCTATGCCACCACCATCCAGCGGAGTTCCAGCTCCGTCTCATATATTTGGACCAGTGCATTCTCAAGTCGCTCCTATTCAAGCATGGACACATCCGCATGCTCCATGGCAATGGATAACACCACAAACCCCATTACAACCAACTGCACGTGAAATTGCTAATACTTTTCAAAGAGAAATGCCTTTGAGAGGTAACTATGTACGTCGCGAACGATTTAATCACAATAGGCAAGTGTATAATCAGAGGAATAACTTTCGTAAAACTAGAAGGTTGGCGAGATATGGACAGTCGCCAGGTCAATTCGATCAGGCCGCGTACTTTGGTGCGACACTGACAGGTAGTCTCGGTTTAGAATGgcagagaaataattataccgCGACAGGAAATGACACTATAATAAACCACATGACTGTTCCTATACCTAACCATCCTATACCTCCCATTCCACCAGGAATCGTGACCAGCAGGCATAGCGAAGAAACAGAGGATCGAGATGTGAAAATTGTACTG aaGGAAGTTGTAGTAAAGAAGAATAAACCAAGGAAACCAATGTCCCAAAGTTATCCCAGTAGACCATGGAATAGAGAAGATGCAGAGAGAGCCTTGAAGACTGAAAACGaatataacaagaaaaataagattaatgcACAAAGCTTAATAATTAAGTTTCCTGATCCAGAGCTAAATAAAGACATTGTTAGATTATTTCATCCTGGCATACAAAACATACATTTTCAAAGTCCAAGCGGACCGAGATACTGCTTCATTCAGATGGCAGAGAATGTGAATATCGACGAAGCTATAAAACAATTAGAGGAAATTCAGTTTGGTGTAGGAAATCTGAAAGTCGAAAGAAAATCGTTACGAGACGAAGATAATCCGATGCCTGAAGAGATAGATCcctatactttatatataggaAATTTGCCCGAATCTGTTAATGTAAACGAGGTGAAAAGCAAATTTCCAACAGCGCGAGTAGATGTAGGATATGCGCAAAAGATGAGAAACACCCG ATATGCTTTTATAAGATACAATAGCGTAGATGAAGCGATAGCAGCTTATAAACAAGCGCATGATTTGATGTGGGACACGAGGAGtattattgttagatttaGACGGCAGCGAGGTAACGCTTGTCTTCCTGGAGAACCTAAATCTAatgttaaaaaagttaaagaagAGTCAAGTAATGCTGAACAAGTTAAGAAGGAACAGAATGCAAATCATATTGAATTTAAGCCTAATGTTAAGAAACTGAAGGATGAAgtaaatcaaataaagaaagatgATAAGATAAAGCACGCGGATAAATCGTCGACGAATCAAGATGCAAATAGTGTTGAAGCACGATTGCAAGACAATACCAATAAGACACAAAATAAACCAACTTTGCAAGTTCAGGAACAAAATGCAAATTCTCATTTCTCTGTACAGAGTCTGATTACGTCGGCTGTAACAGCACAAGAACAACAACAGCAGCCCTGg ACATCGCAACCTCCTCAGATACCTTCAGCATCGGAAGCTCCACCACCGAATAGTCCAACTGAGACAGATCTTGTTGAAGAAACAATGATGCTCAGAGATATTAAAGAAGAACCTTTAGATTATGAAGAAATGGACATGTCATGTCATATGCAATCAGACAATGATGATGACAAcgatgatgacgatgacgatgacgtaGAGGAATCGGATGACACTAATGATGACGAAGATGATAACGAGGAAAATGATAACGAGGAAAATGATAACGAGGAAAATGATAATGAGGAAGATGATAATGAGGAAGACTTTGAAGAAGATGAGACTATCGATGatggaaatataatattcaataagtCATCGAAAATATTAGAAGATAACGAAGATGAATCAACTGAT CACCTGGATCAAATGTTCAATGAATTGGAGAATATGACAGGTGATATTGGTTTTTTAGAGCATTGA